In the genome of Deinococcus deserti VCD115, one region contains:
- a CDS encoding glutamine synthetase III, whose product MNQDFDVNSAARNWRVDASVSATPSELVNELFASDVLTLDQLKARLSKPDYRSLQATLERGETLDSSIADTVALAMKTWAMEKGATHYTHWFQPLTGSTAEKHDSFLNPAGDGVAIMSFSGKELIQAEPDASSFPSGGLRATFEARGYTAWDPSSPAFIVRHANGATLCIPSVFLSWTGEALDLKIPLLRSIEALNKAVTPALSLFGASEGTRISSTLGAEQEYFLIAEEYYYRRPDLVMTGRTLFGAKPPRGQELEDHYFGAIPDRVLSFMTDAEMQLYALGIPVKTRHNEVAPGQFEIAPIFENSNIAADHQQLIMQVLRTTARKYGLVCLMHEKPFAGVNGSGKHCNWSMGTDAGENLLDPGETPHRNMQFLFFCTAVIKAVDDHQDLLRACVASASNDHRLGANEAPPAIISIFLGSELTDIFDRLASGKGGRGPEAGLLGLGSSVLPEIPVHAGDRNRTSPFAFTGNKFEFRAVGSSQSISFPITVLNLIIADAITQLTAQLNEKLKGSDATLDSAVAELVKETYTQYKRIIFNGDGYSEAWHEEAEHQRGLLNLRTTLDAIEHLNSEKNLRLFEQYNVLNERELGARQEIMYDIYFKTVNIEGETTEYMAQTQILPAAITYLAELGNVEIKSKAVKGVTEELVEIADELYENLRTLREQNEALGGEEIHEKAHHMRDHVLPAMQEVRRAADRLEKVVSSKHWPLPTYRQMLFVK is encoded by the coding sequence ATGAACCAGGATTTCGATGTAAACTCGGCCGCCCGCAACTGGCGCGTTGACGCCTCCGTCTCGGCCACCCCCAGTGAACTGGTCAACGAGCTGTTCGCCAGCGACGTGCTGACGCTTGACCAGCTCAAGGCCCGGCTGAGCAAGCCCGACTACCGCAGCCTGCAGGCCACGCTCGAGCGCGGTGAGACGCTTGACTCCAGCATCGCAGACACCGTAGCCCTGGCGATGAAGACCTGGGCGATGGAAAAGGGCGCGACCCACTACACCCACTGGTTCCAGCCCTTGACCGGCTCCACGGCCGAGAAGCACGATTCGTTCCTGAACCCTGCTGGTGACGGCGTGGCTATCATGTCGTTCTCCGGCAAGGAACTGATCCAGGCTGAGCCTGATGCCAGTTCCTTCCCCTCGGGCGGCCTGCGCGCCACCTTCGAGGCCCGTGGCTATACGGCCTGGGATCCCAGCAGCCCCGCCTTCATCGTCCGGCACGCCAACGGCGCGACCCTGTGTATTCCCAGCGTATTCCTGTCCTGGACCGGCGAGGCCCTGGACCTGAAAATCCCGCTGCTGCGCTCCATCGAGGCCCTGAACAAGGCCGTTACCCCGGCGCTCAGCCTGTTCGGTGCGTCGGAGGGAACCCGAATCAGCAGCACCCTGGGCGCCGAGCAGGAATACTTCCTGATTGCCGAGGAGTACTACTACCGCCGCCCCGACCTGGTGATGACCGGCCGCACCCTGTTCGGTGCCAAGCCCCCGCGTGGGCAGGAACTCGAAGATCACTACTTCGGAGCGATTCCTGACCGCGTGCTGAGCTTCATGACCGATGCGGAAATGCAGCTGTATGCCCTGGGCATTCCGGTCAAGACCCGTCACAACGAGGTGGCGCCCGGTCAGTTTGAAATTGCGCCCATCTTCGAGAACAGCAATATTGCCGCCGACCACCAGCAGCTGATCATGCAGGTGCTGCGCACCACCGCCCGTAAGTATGGTCTGGTGTGCCTGATGCACGAAAAGCCCTTTGCAGGCGTCAACGGCTCGGGCAAACACTGCAACTGGAGCATGGGCACCGACGCGGGCGAGAACCTGCTCGATCCCGGCGAGACGCCCCACCGGAACATGCAGTTCCTGTTCTTCTGCACGGCCGTCATCAAAGCCGTCGACGACCACCAGGACCTGCTGCGTGCCTGCGTGGCCAGTGCCAGCAACGATCACCGTCTGGGAGCCAACGAGGCACCGCCCGCAATTATCAGCATCTTCCTGGGCAGCGAGCTGACCGACATCTTCGATCGCCTGGCCAGTGGGAAAGGCGGCCGCGGCCCCGAAGCCGGTCTGCTGGGCCTGGGCAGCAGCGTGCTGCCGGAAATTCCTGTGCACGCTGGTGACCGCAACCGCACCAGCCCGTTTGCCTTCACCGGGAACAAGTTCGAGTTCCGTGCAGTGGGCAGCTCGCAGAGCATTTCCTTCCCCATCACCGTACTTAACCTGATCATTGCTGACGCGATCACCCAGCTCACCGCGCAGCTCAACGAGAAGCTCAAGGGCAGTGACGCCACGCTGGACAGTGCTGTCGCTGAACTGGTCAAGGAAACCTACACGCAATACAAGCGCATCATCTTCAACGGCGACGGCTACAGCGAAGCGTGGCACGAGGAAGCCGAGCACCAGCGTGGTCTGCTCAACCTGCGCACCACCCTGGACGCCATCGAGCACCTCAACAGCGAGAAGAACCTCCGCCTGTTCGAGCAGTACAACGTCCTGAACGAGCGCGAACTGGGCGCACGTCAGGAAATCATGTACGACATCTACTTCAAGACCGTGAACATCGAGGGTGAAACCACCGAGTACATGGCGCAGACCCAGATCCTGCCCGCAGCGATTACTTATCTTGCCGAACTTGGCAATGTCGAGATCAAGAGCAAGGCGGTCAAAGGGGTGACCGAAGAACTCGTGGAGATCGCAGATGAGCTGTACGAGAACCTGCGCACCCTGCGCGAGCAGAACGAAGCTCTCGGCGGTGAAGAAATCCACGAGAAGGCACACCATATGCGTGATCACGTGTTGCCTGCCATGCAGGAAGTGCGCCGCGCCGCAGACCGCCTGGAGAAAGTGGTGAGCAGCAAGCACTGGCCGCTGCCGACCTACCGCCAGATGCTGTTCGTCAAGTAA
- a CDS encoding helix-turn-helix domain-containing protein: MTQTQTSTNSRTFVDTVTYRPGAVILYPGKSDMLYRVSSGLVRVHTMDDDGNGLTLRYVKPGEYFGEEALAGANRGYFAEAVTDSSIDVINPALMSAEDNLIVTTHLVRTLERAYESIYRLVGKRLRARIAGELLELKDTALATQLDSGETMIYATHDELAAAVGSVRETVTKVVGELSREGVISAGYGKITLKNEKALSEIAAA; this comes from the coding sequence ATGACACAGACCCAGACCAGCACCAACAGCCGGACCTTCGTGGACACCGTCACGTACCGCCCGGGCGCCGTTATCCTCTACCCTGGCAAAAGCGACATGCTGTACCGCGTCTCCAGCGGCCTGGTGCGCGTGCACACCATGGATGACGACGGCAACGGCCTGACCCTGCGCTACGTCAAGCCTGGTGAATACTTCGGCGAGGAAGCCCTTGCTGGAGCCAACCGTGGCTACTTCGCCGAAGCCGTGACTGACAGCAGCATTGATGTCATCAACCCAGCACTGATGAGCGCCGAGGACAACCTGATTGTCACGACGCACCTCGTCCGGACGCTGGAGCGCGCCTACGAGAGCATCTACCGCCTGGTCGGCAAGCGCCTGCGTGCCCGTATCGCCGGTGAGCTGCTGGAGCTCAAGGACACTGCCCTGGCCACCCAGCTCGACAGCGGCGAGACCATGATCTACGCCACGCACGATGAACTGGCCGCCGCTGTAGGCAGCGTGCGCGAGACCGTCACCAAGGTCGTAGGTGAACTGTCCCGCGAGGGTGTGATCAGCGCAGGCTACGGCAAGATCACCCTGAAAAACGAGAAAGCGCTCAGCGAAATCGCCGCTGCCTGA
- a CDS encoding branched-chain amino acid ABC transporter substrate-binding protein: MKKTTLSLSLIAALALGSASAQTTIKIATLSPLSGGQSDLGTQIKNGAQLAVNEYKEQFRKLGFNLQLVGYDDQADPATGTAAARKIAADRQILAVVGTLNSGVAIPSSAALQPSRVALVSPANTANQVTDRGLSNMNRIVARDDAQGPAGANFITGTLKAKKVYILNDKTAYGEGLAKEVEKTLKAGGVQIVTNEGTEEKSDFSSIVAKIKLQKPDAIYFGGIYNQVGVFIKQLREAGINAPVVGGDGLDSSELATIAGEGANNIYFTTVAAPIEALPAAKVFAANYQKTFGKQAQGFGAFGYDAAKVTLQGVLNAIRANKNKLPTRAQVESAIRKGSFTGLLSGNVSFNSFGDRKAGTLYVMAVNQGKYKLATSIPVKPAKQ, translated from the coding sequence ATGAAAAAGACCACCCTGAGCCTTAGCCTGATCGCCGCCCTTGCCCTGGGGAGCGCCAGCGCCCAGACCACCATCAAGATCGCGACGCTGTCCCCCCTGTCCGGCGGCCAGAGCGACCTGGGCACCCAGATCAAGAACGGCGCGCAGCTCGCCGTCAATGAATACAAAGAGCAGTTCCGCAAGCTGGGCTTTAACCTGCAGCTCGTTGGTTACGACGACCAGGCTGACCCGGCCACCGGAACCGCCGCTGCCCGTAAGATCGCCGCAGACCGCCAGATCCTGGCTGTCGTCGGCACCCTGAACAGTGGCGTGGCTATCCCCAGCAGCGCTGCCCTGCAGCCCAGCCGCGTGGCCCTGGTCAGCCCCGCGAACACCGCCAACCAGGTCACCGACCGCGGTCTGAGCAACATGAACCGCATCGTTGCCCGTGACGACGCGCAGGGCCCTGCTGGCGCCAACTTCATCACCGGCACCCTGAAGGCTAAGAAGGTCTACATCCTGAACGACAAGACCGCCTACGGCGAAGGTCTGGCCAAGGAAGTTGAAAAGACCCTCAAGGCCGGCGGCGTGCAGATCGTGACCAACGAGGGCACCGAAGAGAAGAGTGACTTCTCCAGCATCGTGGCCAAGATCAAGCTTCAGAAGCCTGACGCCATCTACTTCGGCGGCATCTACAACCAGGTTGGCGTATTCATCAAGCAGCTGCGCGAAGCTGGCATCAATGCTCCTGTGGTCGGCGGCGACGGCCTGGACAGCAGCGAACTGGCCACCATCGCCGGCGAAGGCGCCAACAACATCTACTTCACGACCGTGGCTGCTCCTATCGAAGCGCTGCCGGCCGCCAAAGTGTTCGCTGCCAACTACCAGAAGACCTTTGGTAAGCAGGCACAGGGCTTCGGTGCGTTCGGTTACGACGCTGCCAAGGTCACCCTCCAGGGCGTGCTGAATGCCATCCGCGCCAACAAGAACAAGCTCCCTACCCGCGCTCAGGTTGAGTCGGCCATCCGCAAGGGCTCCTTTACCGGCCTGCTCTCTGGCAACGTAAGCTTTAACAGCTTCGGTGACCGCAAGGCCGGCACCCTGTACGTGATGGCCGTGAACCAGGGCAAGTACAAGCTGGCGACCAGCATCCCTGTTAAGCCTGCCAAGCAGTAA
- a CDS encoding FAD-dependent oxidoreductase, with product MSEPVISSFNDQRPLRVAVIGSGPSGIFATEALLKQSELPVQVDVFDRLPTPYGLVRYGVAPDHLTIKSVTRGFEKTLSDPRVRFLGNVEFGSDLTHEEARAHYDALLYTVGASSDRRLGIPGEDLNGSMSATEFVAWYNGHPDAAAREMVLHASGVAVVGVGNVALDVTRILAKTSAELHDSDIAAHALSALEQSPVRDVWILGRRGPAQASFTTKELREFGELAEAEPVVYPEEIALTEAEEAAITDNVKKKNVEVLRDFAGRTSEGKPRRVHLRFLVSPIEILDDGQGNVAGLKVERNRLDEQGNAVGTGEYETLPVQMVLRSVGYRGVALPEVPFDERRGVIPNTEGRVEGRTGEYTAGWIKRGPSGVVGTNRKDATDTVAHLIADAKAGVLSPAVRGREDVDALLQAKGVDVYTFSDWKALDAHELSQGQALGRPRAKVVHRHEMLTHRNK from the coding sequence ATGAGTGAGCCTGTCATTTCTTCTTTCAACGATCAGCGCCCGTTGCGGGTCGCCGTGATTGGCAGTGGGCCCAGTGGCATCTTTGCCACTGAAGCCCTGCTGAAGCAGAGCGAGCTGCCGGTGCAGGTAGACGTTTTTGACCGTCTGCCTACGCCCTACGGCCTGGTGCGCTACGGCGTAGCCCCAGACCACCTGACAATCAAGAGTGTCACACGTGGTTTTGAAAAAACTCTCTCGGACCCGCGTGTACGTTTCCTGGGGAACGTGGAGTTTGGGAGCGACCTCACGCATGAGGAGGCCCGCGCCCACTACGACGCACTGCTGTACACCGTGGGCGCCAGCAGTGACCGCCGGCTGGGAATTCCTGGAGAAGACCTGAACGGCAGCATGAGTGCCACTGAGTTTGTCGCGTGGTACAACGGCCATCCCGACGCTGCGGCGCGTGAAATGGTCCTGCACGCCAGCGGCGTGGCCGTTGTAGGTGTAGGCAACGTGGCACTGGACGTGACGCGTATCCTGGCCAAGACTTCAGCTGAACTGCACGATTCGGATATTGCTGCGCACGCGTTGAGCGCCCTGGAGCAGAGTCCCGTCCGGGACGTGTGGATCCTGGGACGCCGCGGGCCAGCCCAGGCCAGCTTTACCACCAAGGAGCTGCGGGAATTTGGGGAGCTGGCCGAGGCCGAGCCGGTGGTGTACCCGGAGGAAATTGCGCTGACGGAAGCTGAGGAAGCCGCAATCACGGACAATGTCAAGAAGAAGAATGTAGAAGTGCTTCGTGACTTTGCCGGGCGTACCTCTGAAGGCAAGCCCCGGCGGGTGCATTTACGTTTCCTGGTGTCCCCTATCGAAATTCTGGATGACGGACAGGGCAACGTGGCAGGTCTGAAGGTGGAGCGCAACCGGCTGGATGAACAGGGCAATGCCGTAGGCACCGGCGAGTACGAGACGTTGCCCGTACAGATGGTGCTGCGCAGCGTTGGCTACCGCGGGGTAGCGCTGCCTGAGGTGCCTTTCGACGAGCGGCGTGGAGTGATTCCCAACACTGAAGGCCGGGTCGAGGGCCGCACTGGCGAATACACGGCCGGCTGGATCAAGCGTGGGCCAAGCGGCGTGGTAGGAACCAACCGCAAAGACGCCACGGATACGGTGGCTCATCTGATTGCCGACGCGAAGGCTGGGGTCCTTTCTCCCGCCGTTCGAGGCCGTGAGGATGTCGACGCCCTGCTGCAGGCCAAGGGCGTCGATGTGTACACCTTCTCCGACTGGAAGGCGCTGGATGCTCACGAACTGTCTCAGGGGCAGGCGCTGGGACGTCCCCGGGCCAAGGTCGTGCACCGCCACGAGATGCTCACGCACCGCAACAAGTAA
- the glnA gene encoding type I glutamate--ammonia ligase produces MTPDATTQNSNLTPAELLKRLEQEDVHFLRLQFTDILGTTKNVEVPRSQFQKALNGDVTFDGSAVEGFTRVEESDMLLSPDLRTFLIYPQFSREEGERGRVARLICDVTLPDGTPFEGDPRQVLRRQVLRARNLGFEMFVGTEPEFFLFERTTDGRGTTVTHDKAGYFDLAPIDKGERIRREIVNKLLHMGFDIEAAHHEVAPGQHEIDFRYAPALETADRIATFKFVVKRVALEYGLLASFLPKPIAGISGSGMHCHLSLFKDGVNAFADSSGEHGLSPTAMQFIAGLLEHAGGMTAITNPLVNSYKRLVPGFEAPVNVAWSTSNRSALIRIPAKRGASTRAEVRMPDPSCNPYLALAVMLAAGLDGIEQDMEPAPAIQRNIFKMTVREKRHHRVRELPTDLREALEELAKDDVIAGALGDHVMTHFVAAKRSEWQDYNSTIHAWELDRYLDLI; encoded by the coding sequence ATGACGCCTGACGCCACCACACAGAATTCCAATCTGACGCCCGCCGAGCTCCTCAAACGCCTGGAACAGGAAGATGTTCATTTTCTGCGCCTGCAGTTCACGGACATTCTGGGTACTACCAAGAACGTCGAGGTGCCCCGGTCCCAGTTTCAAAAGGCACTCAACGGCGACGTCACCTTCGATGGCAGCGCTGTGGAAGGATTTACACGGGTCGAGGAAAGCGACATGCTGCTCTCCCCTGACCTCAGAACGTTCCTGATTTATCCCCAGTTCTCCCGTGAAGAGGGTGAACGGGGCCGCGTGGCCCGGCTGATCTGCGATGTCACTCTCCCTGACGGCACCCCCTTTGAGGGTGATCCCAGGCAGGTACTGCGCCGGCAGGTGCTGCGTGCCAGAAACCTGGGTTTTGAAATGTTTGTTGGCACCGAGCCGGAGTTCTTTCTGTTCGAACGCACAACGGACGGCCGGGGCACCACGGTCACGCATGACAAGGCCGGCTACTTCGACCTTGCTCCGATCGACAAGGGAGAGCGCATCCGGCGTGAAATCGTGAACAAGCTGCTGCATATGGGCTTTGACATCGAGGCCGCACATCACGAGGTCGCGCCAGGACAACACGAGATCGATTTCCGGTATGCGCCGGCCCTGGAAACTGCGGACCGTATTGCCACGTTTAAGTTTGTGGTCAAACGCGTGGCGCTTGAATATGGCCTGCTGGCCTCGTTCCTTCCCAAGCCAATTGCCGGGATCAGTGGCAGCGGCATGCACTGTCACCTGAGTCTGTTCAAGGACGGAGTGAATGCTTTCGCAGATTCAAGTGGCGAGCACGGGTTGTCGCCGACAGCAATGCAGTTCATCGCGGGGCTCCTGGAGCACGCAGGCGGCATGACTGCCATTACCAACCCGCTGGTCAACAGCTATAAACGGCTGGTGCCCGGCTTTGAGGCTCCGGTCAACGTGGCCTGGAGCACCAGCAACAGGTCGGCTCTGATCCGCATTCCGGCCAAGCGAGGCGCCTCCACGCGCGCAGAGGTTCGTATGCCCGACCCCAGCTGCAATCCATACCTGGCGCTTGCAGTCATGCTCGCAGCCGGCCTGGACGGCATAGAGCAGGACATGGAGCCAGCGCCGGCCATCCAGCGCAATATTTTCAAGATGACTGTTCGCGAAAAGCGCCATCACCGCGTGCGGGAACTGCCGACAGACCTGCGGGAAGCTCTGGAAGAACTGGCCAAGGATGACGTGATTGCCGGTGCGCTCGGAGATCATGTCATGACCCATTTCGTGGCCGCCAAGCGAAGCGAGTGGCAGGATTACAACTCCACAATTCACGCCTGGGAACTCGACCGCTACCTTGACCTGATCTGA
- a CDS encoding AAC(3) family N-acetyltransferase, with product MLNLLRKPAVSPAQLDEGLGALGLDGTQHLIVHASLKSFGQLEGGARTVVGALERRTATVVAPAFTYNTLLRHATSPVHARYRRDSRVSRDIGRVPQEMVERPEAVRSFHPTLSFIALGQEAARICGVQTLSSPYQPIGALYDLDGYALLMGVDFGSNTTIHYGEHIAGMPLLTRYVALDGGVLPTAFPNCSADFDNLQPLMHFSMRSAVVGGATLRLYRVRDLVDQTVALLRRDPEALLCTYSSCRCQEVRKLVRAQGLRPRPHPAL from the coding sequence GTGCTGAACCTGCTGCGCAAACCGGCCGTTTCCCCAGCCCAGCTTGATGAAGGTCTGGGTGCTCTCGGGCTGGACGGAACCCAGCACCTGATTGTGCATGCCAGCCTCAAGTCGTTCGGACAGCTTGAAGGTGGGGCGCGTACGGTCGTTGGGGCACTCGAGCGGCGCACGGCCACAGTGGTGGCTCCAGCTTTCACTTACAACACCCTGCTCCGCCACGCAACGTCACCGGTGCATGCGCGGTACCGGCGGGACAGTCGTGTGAGCCGAGATATCGGCCGGGTTCCCCAGGAAATGGTCGAACGACCTGAAGCTGTGCGCAGTTTCCACCCGACCCTCAGTTTTATTGCGCTGGGGCAGGAAGCGGCTCGGATCTGCGGTGTGCAGACCTTGTCGAGCCCGTATCAGCCTATTGGTGCGCTGTATGACCTGGACGGATACGCCCTGCTGATGGGAGTGGATTTCGGCAGTAATACCACCATCCACTACGGCGAGCATATTGCCGGCATGCCCCTGCTGACGCGCTATGTAGCGCTGGACGGTGGCGTTCTGCCCACGGCGTTTCCCAACTGTTCGGCCGACTTTGACAATCTGCAGCCCCTGATGCATTTCTCTATGCGCAGTGCCGTAGTGGGCGGGGCGACCCTGAGACTGTACCGGGTCCGTGATCTGGTCGATCAGACAGTGGCCCTGCTGCGCCGTGACCCTGAGGCGCTGCTCTGCACGTATTCCAGCTGCCGGTGCCAGGAGGTCCGTAAACTCGTGCGCGCTCAGGGGCTCAGACCCCGTCCTCACCCGGCCCTCTAG
- a CDS encoding NAD(P)/FAD-dependent oxidoreductase, translating into MDGRHSDILVVGGGPAGLHAAFYAGWRGLQVQVLEARPVLGGQLQALYPDKVVYDIPGLPAVVASEVVSNLVAQLSGLPVSVQVNATARHLSAHNGGWRIATDDATFTARAVILAPGLGALTARAARVAGAEVHPGVRTEVPEAAALSGKHVLVVGGVPQAVQSALELVDAGAHVTLTHRRAGFRGHPAQLARLDQLRMEGRLEIIAPALMDRLTSEDAVLLEHGTERRVQADTVLLLNGYLPDLSPVQTWPLNWNGDYVPDGTGGQTVLPGVFVAGDAAYSGGSFKLISVGLAQAAIAANHAVHHVNPELKVRPGHSSEKWLAPRPRGPGEDGV; encoded by the coding sequence ATGGACGGCCGGCATTCCGACATTCTGGTGGTAGGAGGCGGTCCGGCCGGGTTACATGCCGCGTTTTACGCTGGGTGGCGCGGTCTTCAGGTACAGGTGCTGGAGGCCCGTCCCGTGTTGGGAGGGCAGCTCCAGGCACTGTACCCAGACAAGGTGGTGTATGACATTCCTGGCCTCCCCGCGGTGGTTGCCTCTGAGGTGGTCAGCAATCTGGTTGCTCAGCTCAGTGGGCTTCCGGTCTCTGTCCAGGTGAATGCCACGGCCCGGCATCTGAGTGCCCACAACGGCGGCTGGCGGATAGCCACGGACGACGCAACGTTCACGGCGCGGGCCGTCATCCTGGCTCCGGGGCTCGGAGCGCTCACAGCCCGCGCGGCGCGGGTTGCCGGAGCAGAAGTGCATCCTGGCGTCCGTACAGAAGTCCCCGAAGCGGCCGCGCTCTCCGGGAAGCACGTGCTTGTCGTGGGAGGAGTGCCGCAGGCTGTTCAGTCTGCCCTGGAGCTGGTTGATGCTGGTGCCCATGTCACCCTGACGCACCGGCGCGCGGGCTTCCGGGGGCACCCTGCACAGTTGGCCCGGCTCGACCAGCTCCGTATGGAAGGGCGCCTTGAGATCATCGCTCCGGCGCTCATGGACAGGCTGACTTCAGAGGACGCAGTTCTGCTGGAACATGGCACAGAACGCCGGGTCCAGGCTGATACGGTGCTGCTACTCAACGGATACCTTCCGGACCTGTCGCCGGTGCAGACATGGCCTCTGAACTGGAATGGCGACTACGTGCCGGATGGCACGGGCGGTCAGACTGTGCTTCCCGGGGTCTTTGTGGCGGGCGACGCCGCATATTCAGGAGGCAGCTTCAAACTGATCTCTGTGGGCCTTGCCCAGGCAGCTATTGCAGCGAACCACGCGGTTCATCACGTGAATCCTGAGCTCAAGGTGCGGCCCGGTCACAGCAGCGAAAAATGGCTGGCGCCCAGGCCTAGAGGGCCGGGTGAGGACGGGGTCTGA
- a CDS encoding branched-chain amino acid ABC transporter permease, giving the protein MDLATLLPFLVNVIVGGLVIGFVYAIIALGYTMVYGVLQLINFAHSEVFVTGAIVGFEVFRLLANNPMNGYLKLIIALASAMLISGLLNVLIERLAYRPLRNAPKLVPLITAIGVSLILQDLLKLFEAFQTPSRFDLTYTLPQGFAAPFCGTESSCAPFGTFLKGIGIEVQLKDVIIIGVSLLSLALLNHLVNHTRLGKGIRAVAQDRVTAGLMGIDSNRMISATFAIGGALGGVSGVLFGMKIGTVNAYSGFDPGIIAFTAAVLGGIGSIPGAVLGGLTLGVIQNLIGGAFSVLGGLWQVSNLEAIDASYQRIGAFIVLVLILIFKPTGLLGKSNTEKV; this is encoded by the coding sequence TTGGATCTTGCCACCCTTCTGCCGTTCCTCGTGAACGTGATCGTCGGGGGACTGGTGATCGGTTTTGTATACGCGATCATCGCACTCGGCTACACCATGGTTTACGGCGTTCTGCAGCTGATCAACTTCGCCCACAGTGAAGTGTTCGTGACTGGAGCCATCGTCGGCTTCGAGGTCTTCCGCCTGCTGGCCAACAATCCTATGAACGGGTATCTCAAGCTCATCATCGCGCTGGCGTCTGCCATGCTCATTTCAGGGCTGCTGAACGTGCTGATCGAACGTCTGGCGTACCGGCCACTGCGCAACGCACCCAAGCTGGTTCCGCTGATCACTGCCATCGGGGTCTCGCTGATCCTGCAGGATCTGCTGAAGCTGTTCGAAGCATTCCAGACTCCCAGCCGCTTTGACCTGACCTACACCCTTCCGCAGGGTTTTGCCGCTCCTTTTTGCGGTACCGAAAGTTCTTGTGCTCCGTTTGGCACGTTCCTCAAGGGCATTGGCATCGAAGTGCAGCTTAAAGATGTCATCATCATCGGCGTATCGCTGCTCAGCCTGGCGCTGCTCAACCATCTGGTGAACCATACCCGGCTCGGCAAGGGTATTCGCGCTGTGGCTCAGGACCGCGTCACTGCCGGTCTGATGGGCATCGACAGCAACCGCATGATCAGCGCCACCTTTGCCATCGGCGGCGCCCTGGGTGGCGTCAGCGGCGTTCTGTTCGGCATGAAGATCGGCACCGTCAACGCCTACAGTGGCTTTGACCCCGGCATCATCGCCTTCACAGCCGCCGTACTGGGTGGTATCGGCAGCATTCCGGGCGCCGTGCTCGGTGGTCTCACGCTGGGCGTTATCCAGAACCTGATCGGCGGCGCCTTCAGTGTGCTGGGTGGGCTATGGCAGGTATCGAACCTGGAAGCCATCGACGCGTCCTACCAGCGCATCGGGGCGTTTATCGTGCTGGTGCTGATCCTGATCTTTAAACCCACCGGTCTGCTCGGCAAGAGCAACACGGAGAAGGTATGA